A section of the Arcobacter roscoffensis genome encodes:
- the purB gene encoding adenylosuccinate lyase produces the protein MVERYAREEMAKHWTQHARYAAWLEVEKAAVKAWNKLGLIPDKDCEKIVKNATFSVERIEEIEAITKHDLIAFNTSVSESLGKESRWFHYGMTSSDAVDTGVALQMRDSLKLVIKDVKMLMKSIKRRAKEHKYTLMVGRSHGIHGEPITFGLTLAVWYDEMKRHLKNLKETLKVISVGQISGAMGNFAHAPLELEEYAMKELGLKPEPCSNQVVHRDRYARLATALASMASTIEKFAVQVRHLQRTEVYEAEEFFAKGQKGSSAMPHKRNPILTENITGLARSIRAHAIPAMENVALWHERDISHSSSERFWLPDAFITTDFMLHRMNNVIANLTVMPENMMKNLNQTGGLVFSQRVLLELPLQGVSREDAYKIVQRNAMKVWAEIKEGKPTVNKKGESLYLGHLLSDKDLRAKLSEKQIRECFNFDYYTKNVDAIYKRVFK, from the coding sequence ATGGTTGAAAGATATGCAAGAGAAGAGATGGCAAAACATTGGACACAACATGCAAGATATGCAGCATGGCTTGAAGTTGAAAAAGCAGCTGTAAAAGCTTGGAACAAATTAGGACTTATTCCTGATAAAGATTGTGAAAAGATTGTAAAAAACGCAACTTTCTCAGTAGAGAGAATTGAGGAAATTGAAGCAATTACTAAACATGACTTAATCGCATTTAACACAAGCGTTTCAGAGTCTTTAGGAAAAGAGTCTAGATGGTTCCACTATGGTATGACTTCATCTGATGCAGTTGATACTGGTGTTGCTTTACAAATGAGAGATTCACTAAAATTAGTTATCAAAGATGTAAAAATGCTTATGAAATCTATCAAAAGAAGAGCTAAAGAGCATAAATATACACTAATGGTAGGAAGATCTCACGGCATTCATGGTGAGCCTATTACATTTGGTCTTACTTTAGCTGTATGGTATGATGAAATGAAAAGACACCTTAAAAACTTAAAAGAGACTCTAAAAGTTATCTCTGTTGGACAAATTTCAGGTGCTATGGGTAACTTTGCTCACGCTCCTTTAGAGTTAGAAGAGTATGCAATGAAAGAATTAGGTTTAAAACCAGAGCCTTGTTCAAACCAAGTTGTTCATAGAGATAGATACGCAAGACTTGCTACTGCATTAGCTTCTATGGCATCAACTATTGAAAAATTTGCTGTTCAAGTAAGACACTTACAAAGAACAGAAGTTTATGAAGCAGAAGAGTTCTTTGCAAAAGGTCAAAAAGGATCTTCTGCTATGCCTCACAAAAGAAACCCTATTTTAACTGAAAACATTACAGGACTTGCAAGATCTATTAGAGCTCACGCAATTCCAGCTATGGAAAATGTAGCTTTATGGCACGAAAGAGATATCTCTCATTCATCAAGTGAAAGATTCTGGTTACCAGATGCATTTATTACAACTGATTTCATGTTACATAGAATGAACAATGTAATAGCAAATTTAACTGTAATGCCTGAAAATATGATGAAAAACTTAAATCAAACTGGTGGTTTAGTATTCAGCCAGCGAGTATTATTAGAGTTACCACTTCAAGGTGTAAGTAGAGAAGATGCATATAAAATCGTTCAAAGAAATGCAATGAAAGTATGGGCTGAGATTAAAGAAGGTAAGCCAACAGTAAATAAAAAAGGCGAGTCTTTATACTTAGGACACTTATTATCTGACAAAGATTTAAGAGCTAAATTAAGCGAAAAGCAAATTAGAGAGTGTTTCAACTTTGATTACTACACTAAAAACGTTGATGCAATCTACAAAAGAGTATTTAAATAA